Proteins from one Clostridia bacterium genomic window:
- a CDS encoding DUF4373 domain-containing protein has translation MARPIKKGIDYFSFDVDFFEDTRIKKLRSKYKTLGIVTYIFLLTKIYKEQGYYIFIDDDQIFDIADSIREDAEVIKEIIDYMATLNLLIKKEISKSIYCLTSERIQKTYQASVKARGKKSPVKINGKIWILLKEDTEDYIEII, from the coding sequence ATGGCAAGACCAATTAAAAAAGGTATTGATTATTTTTCTTTTGATGTTGATTTTTTTGAAGATACCAGAATAAAAAAATTAAGAAGTAAATACAAAACACTTGGCATAGTTACATATATTTTTTTATTAACCAAAATATATAAAGAGCAGGGTTATTATATTTTTATAGACGACGATCAAATTTTTGATATTGCAGATTCAATAAGAGAAGATGCCGAAGTAATAAAAGAAATAATTGATTATATGGCTACTTTAAATCTTTTGATAAAAAAAGAAATAAGTAAAAGCATATATTGTTTAACTTCTGAGAGAATCCAAAAAACTTATCAGGCTTCTGTAAAAGCAAGAGGGAAAAAAAGTCCAGTTAAAATAAATGGAAAAATATGGATATTATTAAAAGAAGATACAGAAGATTATATCGAAATAATTTAA
- a CDS encoding helix-turn-helix domain-containing protein: MNIGQRMRDRRIELDINPKTIADKIGKSVSTYYRYETGEIEKLTISKMCEIADLLKVSPIYLLLGKDSDNENYSLESNNISKNIITNFSVQLKRLMTTYKVSKESLSEKILENSGIKVNYNEIDNWEKGLSFPDITIFSSISQIFNVSFDYLFGNVDYKNVKFRKSRASEPHKGYNEKSPSVINVENLFKSSNLSIPELAKKVNLDIDTVTLYYNAQKEDIPLEHLTSIADAFDFKVSDLILLRDPRPLMEKITYLDAADINRVENFVNKLLSENKDLTKI, translated from the coding sequence ATGAATATTGGTCAGAGAATGAGAGACAGAAGAATTGAACTTGATATTAACCCTAAAACCATTGCAGATAAAATAGGTAAATCAGTTTCTACTTATTACAGATATGAAACAGGCGAAATAGAAAAATTAACTATTTCAAAGATGTGTGAAATTGCTGATTTACTTAAGGTTTCCCCTATCTATTTATTGCTTGGAAAAGATTCTGATAATGAAAATTATTCTTTGGAAAGTAATAATATTTCTAAAAATATAATTACTAATTTCTCTGTTCAATTAAAAAGGTTAATGACCACTTATAAGGTATCAAAGGAAAGTTTATCAGAAAAAATACTTGAAAATTCGGGGATAAAGGTAAATTATAATGAAATTGATAACTGGGAAAAGGGGTTATCTTTTCCTGATATAACTATATTCTCTTCAATATCCCAAATCTTTAATGTATCCTTTGACTATTTATTCGGCAATGTAGACTATAAAAATGTTAAATTCAGAAAAAGCAGAGCAAGTGAGCCTCATAAAGGATATAACGAAAAATCACCGTCAGTTATAAATGTTGAAAATCTATTTAAATCTTCAAATCTTTCTATACCTGAATTAGCAAAAAAGGTTAATCTTGATATCGACACTGTTACACTTTATTACAATGCACAAAAAGAGGATATTCCTTTAGAGCATTTAACCAGTATTGCAGATGCATTTGATTTTAAAGTTTCTGACCTTATATTATTAAGAGACCCAAGACCTCTTATGGAAAAAATCACATATCTTGATGCAGCAGATATTAACAGGGTTGAAAACTTTGTCAATAAACTGTTATCTGAAAATAAAGACCTTACCAAAATATAA
- a CDS encoding FprA family A-type flavoprotein, which produces MEITNNIYYIGINDKKIDLFEGQYKVKNGMSYNSYIITDEKTAVFDTVEKAFGDEWLKKIEDILKDKEPEYLIISHMEPDHSANIHKFMEKYPNATLVSGVKSFPMIKQFFGTDYNERSIKVNENDTLSLGEHNLTFINAPMVHWPEVIMTYESTTKTLFSADGFGKFGTVDANEEWIDEARRYYIGIVGKFGPQVQSVLKKAATLDIKRICALHGPVLSENLSYYISLYDKWSSYTPEEDGVLIAYSSVYGNTQEAVFLLKKELDKLNYKNVSVMNLARCDMHEAVSLAFKYSKLILASTTYNSGLFPCMKEFLNHLTERNFKNRKVGIIENGTWAATVSKNIKKVFEDAKDITYFDTLVSIKSKANDENKEEIVNLSKEIIN; this is translated from the coding sequence ATGGAAATTACAAATAACATTTATTACATAGGAATAAATGATAAAAAAATAGACTTATTTGAAGGACAATACAAAGTAAAAAACGGAATGTCTTATAATTCCTATATTATTACTGATGAAAAAACTGCTGTATTTGACACGGTTGAAAAGGCTTTTGGCGACGAATGGCTTAAAAAAATTGAAGATATACTAAAAGATAAAGAGCCAGAATATCTTATCATTTCTCATATGGAGCCTGACCATTCGGCAAACATTCATAAATTTATGGAAAAGTATCCGAATGCAACACTTGTTTCAGGGGTTAAATCATTCCCTATGATAAAGCAGTTTTTCGGCACAGACTATAACGAAAGAAGCATTAAGGTAAACGAAAATGATACCTTGTCATTAGGCGAACATAACTTAACCTTTATTAACGCTCCTATGGTTCACTGGCCTGAAGTTATAATGACATATGAATCAACCACCAAAACTTTATTTTCTGCCGACGGCTTCGGTAAATTCGGAACTGTTGATGCAAACGAAGAATGGATAGACGAAGCCAGAAGATATTATATAGGCATTGTAGGAAAATTCGGTCCTCAGGTACAGAGTGTTCTTAAAAAAGCAGCAACTCTTGATATAAAAAGAATTTGTGCTTTACACGGGCCTGTTTTATCTGAAAATCTTTCATATTATATTTCACTTTATGATAAATGGTCTTCATATACTCCTGAAGAAGACGGAGTTTTAATTGCATATAGTTCTGTATACGGTAACACCCAAGAAGCAGTTTTTCTTCTTAAAAAAGAACTTGATAAACTAAATTATAAAAATGTATCAGTTATGAATCTTGCGCGTTGTGATATGCACGAAGCAGTATCTTTGGCATTTAAATACAGTAAACTTATTCTTGCTTCCACAACATATAACTCAGGTCTGTTCCCTTGTATGAAAGAGTTTTTAAATCATCTTACAGAAAGAAACTTTAAAAACAGAAAAGTAGGTATAATAGAAAACGGAACATGGGCAGCCACAGTTAGTAAAAATATTAAAAAAGTTTTTGAAGATGCAAAAGATATAACCTATTTTGATACCTTAGTTTCAATAAAATCTAAGGCAAATGATGAAAACAAAGAAGAGATTGTAAACCTTAGCAAAGAAATTATAAACTAA
- a CDS encoding rubredoxin: protein MKKYVCNVCGYVYDEETGEPDLNISAGTKWEDVPEDFVCPLCGVGKEDFSEE, encoded by the coding sequence ATGAAAAAATATGTATGTAATGTATGTGGATATGTTTATGACGAAGAAACAGGCGAACCTGATTTAAACATCAGCGCAGGAACAAAATGGGAAGATGTACCAGAAGATTTTGTCTGCCCTTTATGTGGAGTTGGAAAAGAAGATTTTTCAGAAGAATAA
- the prmC gene encoding peptide chain release factor N(5)-glutamine methyltransferase yields the protein MVKTIFDALTEGTKILEKSNIESYISDAKILLCHILKKDKSYLTVHKTDEIKESDYNKYIELIKMRSKKTPVKYLTGVCEFYSLQFKVNSSVLIPRPDTEIIIDTLIDKIDKECSLSILDLCTGSGCIGITLATIFKNSNVTLVDISDEALDVCSFNVLKHNINDRAKIIKKDILNDTIDKKYDLIVSNPPYINEDDFLGLEDDVKKYEPFIALVSPDDEYKFYKRIIDDFYNNLNDGGYMLLEMGINQWKYLYDYAIKSNKFKSVEIIKDLAKIERVLCLKK from the coding sequence ATGGTAAAAACTATTTTCGATGCCTTAACAGAAGGCACTAAAATCTTAGAAAAATCAAATATTGAAAGTTATATAAGCGATGCTAAAATTCTTTTATGCCATATCTTAAAAAAAGATAAAAGTTATCTTACAGTTCATAAAACTGATGAAATTAAAGAGAGTGATTATAATAAGTATATAGAACTTATAAAAATGCGTTCCAAAAAAACACCTGTAAAATACTTAACAGGTGTGTGTGAATTTTATTCTCTTCAGTTTAAGGTTAACAGCAGCGTTCTTATCCCCCGCCCTGATACCGAAATAATTATAGATACTCTAATAGATAAAATAGACAAAGAATGTAGTTTATCAATACTTGATTTATGTACAGGCTCAGGATGTATAGGAATTACTCTTGCAACAATTTTTAAAAACAGTAATGTTACATTAGTTGACATATCAGACGAGGCGCTTGATGTATGCTCTTTTAATGTTTTAAAACACAATATAAATGACAGAGCAAAAATAATAAAAAAAGATATTTTAAATGATACCATTGATAAAAAATATGATTTAATTGTGTCAAACCCTCCGTATATAAACGAAGATGACTTTTTAGGCCTTGAAGATGATGTTAAAAAATACGAACCATTTATTGCTCTTGTATCACCTGATGATGAATATAAATTTTACAAAAGAATAATTGACGATTTTTATAACAATCTAAATGATGGCGGATATATGCTCTTAGAGATGGGAATAAATCAATGGAAGTATCTTTACGATTATGCAATAAAGAGCAATAAATTTAAATCGGTAGAAATAATAAAAGATTTAGCAAAAATTGAAAGAGTTTTATGTTTAAAAAAATAA
- a CDS encoding DUF1385 domain-containing protein: protein MGKCLKPTSVGGQAVIEGVMMRGVKDIATAVRCPDGHIEIEKKPINLLSVKWKINKIPVLRGVFSFFESLYTGVSCLMFSAKFFEDLEDSPEKMSKFEKWLMDKFGDKLVTVIMYISVLLSLILGIGLFMLLPNFIAGLLKYPFPNISIVALNLTESIIKMAIFLAYLYLVSRMEDIKRVFMYHGAEHKSIFCYEHGEELTVENVKKYSRFHPRCGTSFLVIVMIVSILVFSCISWGELHLRLLYRLLLLPVVAGLSYELIKIAGKYDNTFTKIISKPGVLLQHLTTKEPDESQIEVALAALKSVISENREDDKW from the coding sequence ATGGGTAAGTGTTTAAAACCAACAAGCGTAGGCGGTCAGGCAGTTATTGAAGGTGTTATGATGCGTGGCGTAAAAGATATCGCTACTGCTGTAAGATGCCCTGACGGTCATATTGAAATAGAAAAAAAGCCGATTAACTTATTAAGCGTTAAATGGAAAATAAATAAAATACCGGTACTTCGAGGTGTATTTTCATTTTTCGAATCATTATATACAGGTGTAAGTTGCTTAATGTTTTCCGCTAAATTCTTTGAAGATTTGGAAGATTCGCCTGAAAAAATGTCTAAATTTGAAAAGTGGCTTATGGATAAATTCGGAGATAAACTTGTTACAGTTATAATGTATATTTCTGTACTTTTATCTCTTATATTAGGTATAGGATTATTTATGCTTTTGCCTAATTTTATTGCAGGGCTTTTAAAGTATCCGTTCCCAAATATAAGTATAGTTGCACTCAACCTTACAGAAAGTATAATTAAAATGGCTATTTTTCTTGCCTATTTATACTTAGTCTCTAGAATGGAAGATATAAAAAGAGTGTTTATGTACCACGGTGCAGAGCACAAATCAATATTCTGTTATGAACACGGAGAAGAATTAACAGTTGAAAATGTTAAAAAATATTCCCGCTTCCACCCAAGATGCGGAACAAGTTTTTTAGTAATTGTTATGATTGTAAGCATACTTGTTTTCTCCTGTATTTCATGGGGAGAACTTCATTTAAGATTATTATACCGTCTTTTACTGTTACCTGTTGTTGCAGGGCTTTCCTATGAACTTATAAAAATTGCAGGAAAATATGATAACACATTTACTAAAATTATATCAAAGCCGGGAGTTTTACTTCAGCATTTAACAACAAAAGAGCCTGATGAAAGTCAGATTGAGGTTGCACTCGCTGCCTTAAAATCAGTTATATCAGAAAACAGAGAAGATGACAAATGGTAA
- a CDS encoding ABC-F family ATP-binding cassette domain-containing protein, which translates to MKKGWKNMILELKDIVKTYSGEVILSNINLKIEDNDRIGLIGQNGCGKTTLLNIITKNTNYDEGEIIYHKNQIGYLKQNPEFKTDKTVIEEVRSVFKELNDIEEELKDLYAEISKTTDEKQLDILNKKYANLQTYFEAKDGYNKEVKINTVLNGMGFLNKDLNIPAANLSGGEKTRLALCKLLLKEPDLLILDEPTNHLDFKTLKWLEDYLLSYKGAILMVSHDRYFLDKTVNSICEIYKGSLKRYSGNYTQFAEIKKNMISFLTKEYEKQQNEIASLKEYIAKNKVRASTAKSAKSREKALERLEIIDNPKEYLKTISLDFNFDFDPSFELLDVNNLSLQIEDIPLAKNLDLSVKRGEKIAIVGANGIGKTTFLKALLNKVNYDGSIKWGKNLKITYFEQENKTLKKENTLLRELMDKTGISTELEGRNTLGRLLFSGEDVFKKVENLSGGEKAKLKFAIMMLNKGNILIMDEPTNHLDLSSKEVLDESLKNYQGTIIMVSHDRYLLNKIPTKIVELDSDGFTVYEGNFDNYLQNKTEKTKQPEIKKESEEKNKFYRSKKDRAEEVKIKNLIKKTEDEIEELEAKILSLNEEISSKEIATDYELLNLKCSELEETKELLNLKYKLWEELNM; encoded by the coding sequence ATGAAAAAAGGCTGGAAGAATATGATATTGGAATTAAAGGATATTGTAAAAACCTATTCGGGAGAAGTAATACTTAGCAATATAAACTTAAAAATTGAAGATAACGACAGGATAGGTTTAATCGGTCAGAACGGATGCGGAAAAACTACTCTTCTTAATATAATAACCAAAAATACAAACTATGACGAAGGCGAAATAATATATCATAAAAATCAGATAGGATATCTTAAGCAAAACCCTGAATTTAAAACAGATAAAACAGTTATAGAAGAAGTTAGAAGTGTATTTAAGGAACTAAATGATATAGAAGAAGAACTTAAAGATTTATACGCTGAAATTTCCAAAACAACCGATGAAAAACAACTGGATATTTTAAATAAGAAATATGCAAATCTTCAGACCTATTTCGAGGCTAAAGACGGATATAACAAGGAAGTTAAGATAAATACCGTATTAAACGGAATGGGCTTTTTAAATAAAGACTTAAACATCCCTGCAGCCAACCTTTCAGGCGGCGAAAAAACAAGACTTGCCCTATGCAAACTTTTATTAAAAGAACCTGATTTACTTATACTCGACGAGCCTACAAACCATCTTGATTTTAAAACTCTAAAGTGGCTTGAAGACTATCTTTTATCATATAAAGGCGCAATTCTTATGGTATCACATGACAGATATTTTCTTGATAAAACAGTTAACAGTATATGTGAAATTTATAAAGGAAGCCTTAAAAGATATTCTGGAAATTACACTCAGTTTGCCGAAATTAAGAAAAATATGATTTCCTTTCTTACAAAGGAATATGAAAAGCAACAAAATGAGATTGCATCTTTAAAAGAGTACATTGCAAAAAACAAAGTAAGAGCATCTACTGCAAAAAGTGCAAAAAGCCGTGAAAAAGCACTTGAAAGGCTTGAAATTATAGATAACCCTAAAGAATATTTAAAAACCATTTCACTTGACTTTAACTTTGATTTTGACCCGTCATTTGAACTATTGGATGTTAACAACCTGTCTTTGCAAATTGAAGATATACCACTTGCAAAAAACCTTGATTTAAGTGTTAAGCGAGGAGAAAAAATAGCAATAGTGGGTGCTAACGGAATTGGTAAAACCACCTTTTTAAAAGCACTCTTAAATAAAGTTAACTATGACGGAAGCATCAAATGGGGGAAAAATCTTAAAATAACCTATTTTGAGCAGGAAAATAAAACTTTAAAAAAAGAAAACACCTTACTTAGAGAACTTATGGATAAAACAGGAATTTCAACCGAACTTGAGGGAAGAAATACATTAGGAAGACTTCTTTTTTCCGGCGAGGATGTGTTTAAAAAGGTTGAAAATTTAAGTGGCGGAGAGAAAGCCAAATTAAAATTTGCTATTATGATGCTAAATAAAGGCAATATCTTAATAATGGACGAGCCGACCAACCACCTTGATTTATCATCAAAAGAAGTGCTTGACGAGAGTCTTAAAAATTATCAGGGTACAATAATTATGGTATCTCATGACAGGTATCTTCTTAATAAAATTCCTACAAAAATTGTGGAACTTGATTCAGACGGTTTTACAGTATATGAAGGCAATTTTGATAATTATCTTCAGAATAAAACAGAAAAGACAAAGCAACCTGAGATAAAAAAAGAAAGCGAAGAAAAAAATAAATTTTACCGTTCCAAAAAAGACCGTGCCGAAGAAGTAAAAATTAAAAATCTTATTAAGAAAACAGAAGATGAAATCGAAGAACTTGAAGCAAAGATTTTAAGTTTAAATGAAGAAATATCTTCTAAAGAAATTGCCACAGATTATGAACTTTTAAATTTAAAATGCAGCGAACTTGAAGAAACAAAAGAACTTCTTAACTTAAAGTATAAACTCTGGGAAGAATTAAATATGTAA
- a CDS encoding citrate/2-methylcitrate synthase, which produces MDFYINEITEKYLDELSSVSTVKNKIPSEKYTEYNVKRGLRNSNGTGVLVGLTSIGEVSGYIMEENEKIPAPGKLFYRGIDINDIVSDISQNDRHGFEEVIFLLLFGTLPNKEQLKDFKELLSHLSTLPDGFTEDTILKTPCENIMIKLSRSVLALYSYDENAEDNSVVNVLKQSIGLIAKFPTLAAYGYQAKAHYFDRKSLYIHSVNPEYTTAENFLHLVRPDNKFTKLEADILDLMLILHAEHGGGNNSTFTTHVVSSTGTDIYSAVAAAIGSLKGSKHGGANLKVTSMIDNIIDNVKDLNNDEEIKNYLIKMLKKEAFDKSGLIYGLGHAVYTVSDPRAVLLKKKAMELAIEKNAMDKFKVFESIERLGPVAFCEVKGPDKEICANVDLYSGFVYQMLDIPIELCTPLFAVSRIVGWCAHILEEHITGGRIMRPAYKNVSQRMTYTKLEDR; this is translated from the coding sequence ATGGATTTTTATATAAATGAAATTACCGAAAAATATCTGGATGAGTTATCGAGCGTTTCTACTGTTAAAAACAAAATACCATCCGAAAAATATACTGAATACAACGTTAAAAGAGGGCTTAGAAACAGTAACGGTACAGGTGTTTTAGTCGGACTTACATCTATCGGTGAAGTAAGCGGTTACATTATGGAGGAAAATGAAAAAATTCCTGCACCCGGAAAACTTTTTTACCGTGGGATAGATATAAACGATATAGTTTCCGATATATCACAAAATGACCGTCATGGGTTTGAAGAAGTAATATTTTTACTTCTTTTTGGCACACTTCCAAATAAAGAGCAGTTAAAAGATTTCAAGGAACTTCTTTCACATCTTTCAACTCTTCCTGACGGTTTTACAGAAGACACTATTTTAAAAACACCATGTGAAAATATTATGATTAAACTGTCAAGAAGTGTTCTTGCACTTTATTCGTATGATGAAAATGCTGAAGATAATTCGGTTGTAAATGTTTTAAAACAGTCTATCGGCCTTATTGCAAAATTCCCTACCCTTGCGGCATACGGTTATCAGGCAAAGGCACACTATTTTGACAGAAAAAGTTTATATATTCACTCAGTTAACCCTGAATATACAACTGCCGAGAATTTTCTTCATTTAGTTCGACCTGACAACAAGTTTACAAAACTTGAAGCAGATATTCTTGACTTGATGCTCATACTTCACGCAGAACACGGTGGAGGTAATAACTCAACATTTACTACCCATGTTGTATCTTCAACAGGTACAGATATATATTCTGCTGTTGCTGCTGCCATAGGCTCATTAAAAGGCTCTAAACACGGTGGCGCAAACTTAAAGGTAACATCTATGATTGACAATATTATAGATAATGTCAAAGATTTAAATAATGATGAAGAAATAAAGAATTATCTTATAAAAATGCTTAAAAAAGAAGCCTTTGATAAATCAGGCTTAATTTACGGGTTAGGCCACGCAGTTTATACAGTGTCCGACCCTCGTGCAGTTCTTTTAAAGAAAAAAGCAATGGAACTTGCCATTGAAAAAAATGCAATGGATAAATTTAAGGTGTTTGAATCTATTGAAAGGCTTGGCCCTGTTGCATTCTGCGAGGTAAAAGGCCCTGATAAAGAAATATGTGCAAATGTTGACTTATATTCAGGCTTTGTATATCAGATGCTTGATATCCCTATCGAGTTATGTACACCTCTTTTTGCTGTATCAAGAATTGTCGGATGGTGTGCTCATATACTTGAAGAGCATATTACAGGCGGAAGAATTATGCGTCCTGCGTATAAAAATGTAAGCCAGAGAATGACCTACACAAAATTAGAAGACAGATAA
- the spoIID gene encoding stage II sporulation protein D, translating to MKKINFNLAKKYIYLFLPFMFTFITIILSSMFSGKNIVISKNDYESVPDSKNEKMISVYFHKTNETRTVELEEYLMGVLPAEMPPSFNEEALKAQAVAARTYIISREGVEDEKHKLATVCTDSTHCKAYLTEDEALERWGNEWTDKYKNKIKSAVNSTLGQIVTYNDEPISAVFHSTSSGMTENSEDVWIEALPYLRSVKSEGEEKSPRYQSQVVIEKSEFKEKIKNASPDIKFTDNEQKWIKNIEYNESGSVKYVNILGVNFKGTDIRNIFGLRSANFKIEIKDKVIFNVTGNGHGVGMSQYGANYAAENGYTYDLILKKYYSGVEIKNI from the coding sequence ATGAAAAAAATAAACTTTAATCTTGCAAAAAAATATATTTATCTATTTCTTCCATTTATGTTTACTTTTATCACAATTATTTTAAGTTCTATGTTTTCAGGCAAAAATATTGTTATAAGTAAGAACGATTATGAAAGTGTTCCTGATAGCAAAAATGAAAAAATGATAAGTGTCTATTTTCATAAAACGAATGAAACAAGAACTGTGGAACTTGAAGAATATCTTATGGGAGTATTACCTGCAGAAATGCCTCCGTCATTTAACGAAGAAGCATTAAAAGCACAGGCAGTTGCTGCGCGTACATACATAATAAGCAGAGAAGGTGTGGAAGATGAAAAGCATAAATTGGCAACTGTCTGCACAGATTCTACTCACTGTAAGGCATATTTAACAGAAGATGAGGCTTTGGAAAGGTGGGGAAATGAATGGACTGACAAATATAAAAATAAAATTAAAAGTGCAGTCAACAGTACATTGGGGCAGATAGTAACCTATAATGATGAGCCTATTTCTGCTGTATTTCATTCAACCAGCAGCGGTATGACCGAAAACTCAGAAGATGTATGGATTGAAGCGCTTCCGTATTTAAGGAGCGTTAAAAGCGAGGGAGAGGAAAAATCTCCGAGATATCAGTCTCAGGTTGTAATTGAAAAAAGCGAATTTAAGGAAAAAATAAAAAATGCATCGCCTGATATTAAATTTACTGATAACGAACAAAAATGGATAAAAAATATTGAATATAACGAATCGGGCAGTGTAAAGTATGTTAATATCTTAGGTGTTAATTTTAAGGGTACGGATATAAGAAATATATTTGGGTTAAGGTCTGCAAATTTTAAAATAGAAATAAAGGATAAAGTAATTTTTAATGTAACAGGCAACGGACACGGTGTAGGAATGAGCCAATACGGTGCGAATTATGCGGCAGAAAACGGATATACTTATGATTTAATATTAAAAAAATATTATTCTGGTGTAGAAATAAAGAATATTTAA
- a CDS encoding M23 family metallopeptidase, translating to MEKFLKVLKNYYVVFSVSLLCVLVTVLMYGMKNYREYTIKKEALSPPKNIIEVISDSPKENTKTNEIKKEEPVANYETSEEIYLNEYEEVSLQTNEEFEIIYPVNSEIIKGYSSDKLVFSKTFEDYRTHKGVDFLAENNKDVYCVFNGFVEEVSTNEMEGKVIVINHNNGYKSIYKNLSDENIVNIGDIVEKGQIIATVGENGIFESKDPAHLHFEITKDGANENPEDFLN from the coding sequence ATGGAAAAATTTTTAAAGGTTTTAAAGAATTATTATGTTGTTTTTTCGGTTTCTCTTTTATGTGTTTTAGTAACCGTTTTAATGTACGGAATGAAAAATTACAGGGAATATACTATAAAAAAAGAGGCTCTTTCACCCCCGAAAAATATTATAGAAGTTATTTCAGATTCACCTAAAGAAAATACAAAGACTAACGAAATTAAAAAAGAAGAGCCTGTAGCAAACTATGAAACAAGCGAGGAAATTTATTTAAACGAATATGAAGAAGTATCATTACAAACTAATGAAGAATTTGAAATTATTTACCCTGTAAACAGTGAAATTATAAAAGGGTATTCTTCGGATAAACTTGTGTTTTCAAAAACTTTTGAAGATTACAGAACTCATAAGGGAGTAGACTTTTTAGCCGAAAATAATAAAGATGTTTATTGCGTTTTTAACGGTTTTGTTGAAGAGGTCAGCACAAATGAGATGGAAGGAAAAGTTATAGTAATAAACCATAATAACGGTTATAAATCTATTTATAAAAATTTATCCGATGAAAATATAGTAAACATCGGCGACATTGTGGAAAAAGGGCAGATAATTGCAACGGTAGGGGAAAATGGAATTTTTGAATCAAAAGACCCTGCACATCTTCATTTTGAAATTACAAAAGACGGAGCAAATGAAAACCCTGAAGATTTTTTAAATTAG
- a CDS encoding RluA family pseudouridine synthase — protein MKEIIIKINDELFGKSIKEILKKELDISNKLLTKLKTYEDGVTLNGHKEYVTKIPNKDDILKIKIYDENSKKIPPSDIPLDIIFEDEDILVVNKPRNMPTHPSYNHYTDTLANGVMNYYKNTNFTFRVITRLDRDTSGIVVIAKNKFSAEKLSSQMQKKTIKKEYYAICEGTPKNKSGVIDAPIKRVDGSSILREVNNEGKSALTKYQVIKEKDGYFLVKLLPKTGRTHQLRVHLSYLGTPIKGDSLYGSLVKDMSTLLHCKKIILNHPITDELLEFEAPIPLDMSL, from the coding sequence ATGAAAGAAATTATAATAAAAATAAATGATGAACTCTTTGGAAAAAGCATAAAAGAAATACTAAAAAAAGAACTTGATATATCAAACAAACTTTTAACTAAACTAAAAACTTACGAAGACGGAGTTACACTAAACGGTCATAAGGAATATGTAACAAAAATTCCCAACAAAGATGACATTTTAAAGATAAAAATTTATGACGAAAATTCTAAAAAAATTCCTCCGAGTGATATACCCCTTGATATAATTTTTGAAGATGAGGATATTTTAGTTGTGAATAAACCGAGAAATATGCCTACCCATCCCTCTTATAACCACTATACGGATACTCTGGCAAACGGTGTTATGAACTACTATAAAAATACCAACTTCACTTTCAGGGTTATAACCCGTCTTGACCGTGATACTTCAGGAATTGTGGTAATTGCAAAAAACAAATTCTCCGCTGAGAAACTCTCCTCTCAGATGCAGAAAAAAACCATAAAAAAAGAGTATTATGCAATATGCGAGGGAACTCCCAAAAATAAGAGCGGTGTAATCGATGCTCCTATAAAAAGAGTTGACGGGTCAAGTATATTAAGAGAGGTTAACAATGAGGGAAAAAGCGCTCTAACAAAATATCAGGTAATTAAAGAAAAAGACGGATATTTTTTAGTAAAATTACTGCCCAAAACAGGCAGAACACATCAATTAAGAGTGCATCTGTCTTACCTTGGAACACCGATTAAGGGCGACTCATTATACGGTTCTTTAGTTAAGGATATGTCTACTCTTCTTCATTGTAAAAAGATTATATTAAATCATCCTATAACAGATGAATTACTTGAATTTGAAGCACCTATTCCTCTTGATATGAGTTTATAA